The DNA sequence ACCGAATTGTCGACGTGATTGCCGAAGGTTTCGCCGCCTTCGTAACGGTTGAACAGCGGCGGGAAGACCTTGAGCGGCAGCGCCGCGGCGATGAATTCGGGCGTGCGGCCGATGGCGTTCAGCACCATCTGCCCGGCCTCCGCCGCCGCATCGCAATTCTGCTTCAGCTGGCGATTGCGCTTGGCAAGCCGCGACTGGTGGCCGGAGGTTTCGTTGCCGTCCACCCACGGGCCGGCGTCGATGATCTCGCGGAAACGGGCGACCTCGGCCTTGTCGATCACGCTTTCGATCTTCATCATGGCACTATTCTCAATTCAGCCAGCTGCGCCAGCGAGTGGTGGTGTGGGTGGCTTCGGCGGTGACGATGCGAGCAGGGATGTCGTTCCATTCGGCGAACATCATCCCGGCGTCTGGGCCCAGTACCATGATGGCGGTCGCCAGGGCATCGGCGGCCATGCACAGCCGGTCGAGCACGGTGACGGCAAGGATCTGGTCCCCGATCGGCCGCCCGCTCTCCGGATCCAAGGTGTGGGACCAGCTCTCGCCCCCAGCCTCCCGGCGGCGGTGGTAATGGCCCGAGGTGGCAACGGACCAGCCGGTCAGCCCAATGCGCGCATGCGGCGCGTCGGAGCCGGGAGGCGTTTCCACATCCACCCACCAGGGCATCCCGTCCTCTCGCAGGCCGATCGCGCCCAGTTCGCCGCCGATTTCCAGCAGCGCGTTCTCCACCCCGCTGCGCCGCAATTGCGCCAGCGCCATGTCCACCGCAAAGCCCTTGGCGATACCCGAAAGGTCGAGCCGCAATCCGCCCGGCTGGAACAGCTCCTGCGCGGCGGAAAAGGTGATCGCCTGCCAGCGCGGCGCGGAATTGCCGCCGCTCTCGGCGGGCGGCACTGTCGGGGCGGGGGAGGCGCCGAAGCCCCATAGCTCGCTTGCATCGCCCAGCGCGGGATCGAAGGCCCCGTCGCTCATGCGGGCGATCTTCATGGCCTGGTCCAGCACGATGCGGAATTGCGGCGAAATGGGATGCGTGCTGCCCGGCGCACCGCGGTTGAAGCGGCTGAGCTCAGAATCCGGCTCCCACTGGCTCATCTGGCGGATCACCGCCTGGAACACCCCATCCAGCGAGGTTCTGATGCGTGGTTCGTCCAAACCCTTCGGCGCGACGGCCGACAGGCGCCAGCCGGTGCCCATCGTCTCGCCGCCCATGGTCAGCATCCGCCCGGCCGGAACGGGGCGGATGCTGTCAGGGGCGATGTCGGGCGGAAGCAGCAGTTCGGCCACTTCGCCCGTCTCGCCGAAAGGGCCGGACTGCGCGTTCAAAGCCGCATGAATTCCAGCACGGCGGTGTAGGACGCGCGCCGCGCCGGCGTGTCGCCCTGCGCTTCGCCGCCGCTTTGCGAGGCTTCGATATAATACATGCCGGGTTCGTCGGCGGAGAACGTCACCATGCCGTCAGCATCGGTTTTCAGTGTCTTGATACCGGGATCGTCGCGCCAGCGCGTGCCGCCTTCCACGAACTCCACCTCCATATTCGCGGCCGGCTTGCCGTCCATCAGGAAGCGCATCTGCGCGGGCTCACCCGCCAGCAGATCGTTGGGATGGGTCACAGGGACCATCTCCAGCCCCTTGCCGGTAGGGGCCAGCGCCGTCTCGCTCGGTGCGCCCAGCGTCACGAAGGTCTCGATCCGCTGGGCGTTGTTCATGACGCGCACATTGGTGGCGCCGGCGGGCACCTGATCGGCGCCGCCGCGGAAGCGGTGCCGCTGCCCATTGAGTTCGTACATGCCGGAAAGCCCGTCCATCACCACCGCGATGCGGTAGGTGCCCTGCTCGTTCAGCGGCACTTCGAAGGCGCTGCGATAGCGGCCCTTGCCGATGATCGCGGGATCCACCGGCTTCCCGTCCGGCCCGGTGATCGTGAGATCGTCCAGCCCCAGCGCATTGTGTTCGAACAGGAACAGTTCGTTCGATGCGGCGGCGTCCACGCTGGCGATGGCACTGTCGCCGGAATAGGTCGTCATCGTCGGCAGCAGCCAGCGGCGATGCGCCTCCGCCTTTCCGGGCATGAATGCGGCGAGGCCGAGCGCGAGGCCGGCGGCGAAGAGGCTGGGCTTGATGAACATGGCGGTATCTCCCCTCGGGTAAAGGATCAGGGCTTGATGGTGAGGCGCACGGCGCCGAGTTCGGTCTTTCCGGTGGCGCTGGCGCTCTTGCTGCCGGCGGGCGGCCACTGGAAGGGAACGGTCACGACTTCGCGCCCGCCCACTTCGCGCGCCGCTTCCACGCGCAGATTATAAGAGCCGGGCGCCAGCTTCTTCAGCGGGCCTTTGCCTTCGACGAACTTGAGATCGTAGCGGCCGGGCGCCTGCGTGGGGCCGGTGACGCCGTTCACCGGCATGGTGAGCGAGCGGCCGGCGCGGCGCCACCACAGGCGCAGGTCGGACAGCCACTTGTCGCCCTTGTCCTTGCCCTTCAGGTCGACATCGTACCAGACGTCGAGATTGGACACGACCTTGCCGGCCTGGTCCTCGATCCAGATGGCGACATAGGGATTGTGATATTCCGCCACGCGCAGGCGGGGGATTTCCAGCGTGACGGCCAGCTCTCCCGCATGGGCGGGGGCGGCCAGCGCACCGCTGGCGGCAATGCCGGTCGCGGCGAAAAGGGCAGGATTGCGCATCATGTGTCCTTTGCGGCTCAATGCATGAGGAAGATCAGGAGGAAGAGCGGGATCACCACCCCCGCGCCCACGATCGGCCAGGTGGAGCGGCGCTTGCGCGCGTGGATCTGCAGCAGCAGCAGGCCGGTGACGCAGAACACGACGCAGGCGACGGCGAAGATGTCGATGAACCAGGCCCAGGCGGTGCCGGTGTCCCGCCCTTTGTGCAGATCGTTGAGATAGGCGATCCAGCCGCGGTCGGTCTTCTCGTAGGTCACGTCACCCGTGGTGCGGTCCACGGCGACCCAGCCGTCACCGCCGGGGCGGGGCAGGGGGATGTAGAGCTCCAGCTCGCTCCATTCGGGCACCCGCCCGGCGGTGGAAATGCCGAACTCACCAGCCAGCCAGTCCGCCACCGGGGCTGGCACGGGCGCGGGGGGCGTGCCGCTGGGCGCGGCGGTGGGCATGGATTCGAGGGTGCGCAGGACGCTGCCGGGCATGATCGCCTCGCGCGTGGCGATGGCTGGCTCCGCTTCGATGTCGCCAGCGTGGTTCAGCGTGATGCCGGTGACGGCGAACAGCACCATGCCGACCAGGCAGATCGCGCTGCTCATCCAGTGCCAGGTATGGAACTGGCGCTTCCAGAACGCGGACATGCCGGTCTTGCGCGGCTTCACCTGCCGCGGCGGCGATGCCTTCGCCGGATGTATCTCGTCAAAATCGGTCTTCATCACGCTGCCGGCTGATCCCTGAAGTTCCGGCCAATGCTGCAATTGAGAATAAAGATCAATAGTGGTCGTGGGGGCAAAAGGGCGTTTTGTGCTCCCTTGCGGTCACTCTTCCGGGCCGCCCGCGCGTTTGCGCCTGCTGGAGCCGTGGCACCCCTTGGCGCAGCAGGGTTGGGAGGCGGGCGTCGCGGGCGGGCCATCCTGCAGCGGCAGCGAGACGACGCCGCCCCGGCACAGCGAGAGGCTAAGCGCGCCGGCACCATGCTCGCTCGCCACCGGCCCGACCATGGCGGGGAGCAATGCGATGGCCGCGAACAGCGAAAGGTCCAGCGTCATCGCTCTTCCTCCTCGATCAGAATGCGGGCGGCGGCGCCGTCGGGATCCTCGAACTGCCCGTCACGCAGCGCCCAGAAGAACCCGGCGAGGCCGAGCCCGCCGAGCAGCAGCGCCACCGGGATCAGGAACAGCAGCCCCGTCATCGTGCTGCCCGCGCAAGGCGCAGCGAATTGGCGATCACCAGCAGCGAGCTGGCCGACATGGCGATCGCCGCGATCAGCGGCGTGACGAGACCCGCAAGCGCGAGCGGCACTGCGCAGGCGTTATAGGCGATAGCGAGCGCGAAATTCTGCCGCACCACCCGCATCGTGGCGCGCGCGGCGCGGACGGAGCGAGGCAGGGCGAGGAGCGAATCCTGCACGAACACCAGATCGGCCGCCTGCAGCCCCACTTCGCTCGCCGTGCCGGGCGCGATGGAAGCATCGGCGGCGGCGAGGGCGGGGCCATCGTTGAGCCCGTCGCCCACCATCAGCACGCGGCGCCCGGCCTTGCGCAGCCGGTTGATCGCGTCCTGCTTGTCGGCAGGCGACGCGCTGGCCTGGGCGGTGAGGCCGGTGGTCCGCGCCACATCCGCCACCGCCGCGGCATTGTCGCCCGAGAGGATCGAGCATTTGACGCCGAGGCGCTGCAGCCCGGCGAGCGCATCTATCGCGTCCGGCCTGAGCCGATCGGCGAAGGGGATCAGCCAGACCGGTTCCCCAATGATTTCCAGCGTGGCGGCGGTGCCGCTGGCGCTGTCCGGCCGGCGCAAGGCCACATGGTGCGTGCCCCAGCGGGCGAAGACGCCTTCGCCGGGGCGTTCCTCGACCAACTGGAGTTCGGCCGCCTTGACGCCTGCCGCCGCGAGAGCACCCGCCAGCGCCCGCGAAAGCGGGTGCCGGCTGTGCGAGGCGAGGGCCAGAGCGATCGCCGCGACCTCCGCAGGAAGCGCCGCGAGCGCCGCCGCATCGGGCACCGGGCGGCCGAGCGTGAGCGTGCCGGTCTTGTCGAGCAGCGCGCGATCCACCGTGGCGAGGCGTTCCAGCGCAGAGCCATCCTTCACCATGATCCCGGCGCGCATCAGCGATCCGCTGGCGACCACCTGCGCCACCGGCACGGCCAGGCCCAGCGCGCAGGGGCAGGTGATGATCAGGACGGCGACGCCGATCACCAGCGCCTGATAAAGCCCGGCACCCGCGATCAGCCAGCCGACCACGGCCAGCGCGGCCAGCGTATGCACCGCCGGGGCATAGAGCCGCGCGGCGCGATCGGCGATCCGCACATAGCGGCTGCGGTTCTGTGCGCTCGCTTCCATCAGGCGGGCGATCTCCGCCAGCGTGGTGTCATGTCCCGCGTGCGTTACGCGCACATCGACCGGCGCATCCAGATTGAGCGTGCCCGCCATGACTATGGCGCCCATGTGCGCCGCCACGGGGGCGCTTTCGCCGGTGAGCAGGGACTGGTCGAACCGGCTCGATCCGCGCAGGATCTCCCCATCGGCGGCCAGACGCTCGCCGGCGGCGACGCGCATGATCATTCCGGGCAACAGGGCATCGGCCTCCTGCCAGGAGAGGCTGCCGTCTGTCCCCACCACCATGGCGCCCTGCGCCGCCTGGCTGAGCAGCGCATCCACGCCGCGCCGGGCGCGATCGCGCATCATCGCGTCCATCACCCGGCCGGCGAGCAGGAAGGTGAGCAGCATCAGCGCGCCGTCGAACCACGCATCCGCCCCGCCCAGCATGGTTTCATAGAGGCTGAGGCCGGTGGCGATCAGCACGCCGATGGAGATCGGCACGTCCATATTCGTCGTGCCGTGGCGCAGTGCCTTCCATGCCGAGCGGAAGAAGGGCTGCCCGGCATAGGCGATGGCCGGAATGGCGATCAGCGCGGAGATCCAGTGGAACAGCGATCGGGTGGAGCCTTCGGCCCCGGCCCAGACGCTGACCGAAAGCAGCATCACATTCATCGCAGCGAAGGCCGCGACCGCCAGCGGAGCCAGCAGCGGGCGGACTGCGGAATAGGGCCGCGTGGTCGCCTCGCGCCGTGCCTGCGCTTCGAAGCCGATCTCGGCGAGAGCGGCCACGAGGTCGTGGCTATCCACCTCCGGCCCGTGGCTGACCGTGACCATGCGCGAGGACAGGTTGACGCGCGCATCGGCAATGCCGGGAAGCGCCTTCAGCCCGCGCTCGACCTTGCTCATGCAGCCGGCGCAATGCATGCCCGGCACGGCCACCACCGTGGTTTCGAGGGGGCTGGCGGAGCGGGGCAGGGCAGTCATTACAGGGTCTCCTGCCGGCGCCAGTCATGCGTGCCGTCGGTTATGTCGAGCCGCAGCGTCCACCGTTCGGCGGGCAGCACGCCATCGGAAAGATAGCGGCCACCGCCGATGGCGGTGAATTCTAGGAGGTGATCGGGCAGGCGGCCGAGCGGGTGGCGCGCATCGCCCCGCACCGTCAGCCCGGCGGGTGCCCTGGACACCTGTACCACCAGTCTGCCGTCCGGCCGCCAGGTTGTCACCACGTCCCAGCCGAGCTTTTTCTGCGCCTCTGCCTGTTCCAGCCAGCCGTTGAAGTGCTGGCTGGCGACGTAGGAATTCTCCACCACGATGCCGCCGAAGGTGGAGCTGGCGAAGCGCGCCATGGTGAAGTTCACCAGCATGACCACGCCGAAGAAGGCCACCAGGATGCCGGTCATGTGCCAGCCGGTGAAGGGGCGCGCTGCCCGCTGTGTGCCCTGCGCGGTCATTGTTCGCCTCCCGGAGTTTCGAAATAGGTCTCGCTGGTGTCCATTTCCGCCTGCTCGTCCAGCGACGTCACCGTGAAGGCGAAGTCCTGCGACGCGGTGCCGGCAGGTGCGATGACATACAGCCGCAGCGGCTTGGTGGCATCGGCGGGCACCGGCATGGTGAGGACGCGGGCGGCATCGGCGCGGGCGATCTCGTCGGTCCACATTTCCGCACCGGGCAGTCCCTCGATCGCCACGCGCATGTCGCGCGGGCGGCTTTCCATGTTGCGCAGCTTCACCGTGTAGGCGTTGCGCACGCTGCCGTCGCTCATCAGCATGAAGGGCGGGTTGCGATCCGGCGCCACGGAAATATCCGTGTGGCTGCGTACGCCGAGCGCGAAGAGCAGCCCCAGGCCGATCGCGGCCCAGATGGAGAAATAGATGATCGTGCGCGGATGCAGCAGCGCCTTCCATGCCGGCCGCGCCGGCTCCCCGGCCTGTTCCCGCTCGCAATCTTCCAGTGTGGCATAGTCGATCAGCCCGCGCGGGCGGCCGACTTCGCGCATCACGCGGTCGCAGACATCGATGCACAGCGCGCAGGTGATGCAGGCGATGTCCGGCCCCTTGCGGATGTCATAGCCGGTGGGGCACACGGCCACGCACTGGTTGCAATCCACGCAGTCCCCGAAGGCGCCGGGGTTCTTTTCCGCCTTCTTCACGCTGCCGCGCGGTTCCCCGCGCCAGTGCTTGTAGGTGACGATCAGGGATTTCTCGTCCACCATGGCGCCCTGGATCCGCGGCCAGGGGCACATGTAGATGCACACCTGTTCCCGCATGAAGCCGCCGAGGATGAAGGTCGTCGCGGTCAGCACCGCCACGGTGGCATAGGCCACCGGCGCCGCCTGCCCGCTCCAGAACTCCTGCGTCAGCGTGGGGGCATCGGCGAAATACATGATCCACGCGCCGCCGGTCCAGAAGCTGATGGCCAGATAGATGGACCATTTCACCGCGCGATGGGCGATCTTCTTCGGCCCCCAGGGCGCGCGCTCCAGCCGCATCTGCGCATTGCGATCGCCGTCCACCAGCCGGTCCACATGCTGGAACAGGTCGGTCCACACAGTCTGCGGGCAGCTGTAGCCGCACCATGCGCGCCCCACGGCGCTGGTCACCAGGAACAGGCCGATGCCGGCCATGATCAGCAGCCCGGCGACGAAGTAGAATTCCTGCGGCCAGATCTCGATGCCGAACATATAGAAGCGGCGGTTGGCGAGATCGACCAGCACCGCCTGATCGGGCGCATAGGGGCCACGGTCCCAGCGGATCCAGGGGGTGCCGTAGTAAATGGAGAGGGCAACCACCATCACCAGCCATTTGAAGCGGCGGAAGGGCCCGTCCACCTTCTGGGGGTGGACGGGCTTGCGCTTCTCATAGAGCCGCGCCGCTCCCGGCGCGGTCACCGGTTCAAGGTTGCTCATTGGGGTCGGCCTTCGTCTGGCCCTCGGTTTCGACGGCCTCCTGGAAGTCTTCGCCCCCCCCGAGCGAATGAACATAGGCGGCCAGCATCTTGATGGTCGCCGGGTCGAGGCGGCCCGACCACGCCGGCATCACGCCCATGCGCGGCTGGGTGATCTGCCGGATCACGTCCTCGCGCGTTCCGCCATAGAGCCAGATCGCATCGGCCAGATTCGGCGCGCCGAACTGGCGCAGGCCCTTGCCGTCGGAACCATGGCAGACAGCGCAGTTTTCCTCGAACAGCTTGGCGCCGGCGGGATTGTCCTTCGCCTTGCCGGAGAGGCTCAGCACATGGTCAGCCAGCGCGCCGATCTGCTGCGGCGTGAGGAAGCCGTCGCCAAAGGCGGGCATGATGGAATTGCGCGTCTCGTCGTCGCCCGGCTGGCGGATGCCGTGCAGCAGCGTAGTCTCAATCGTGTTGAGATCGCCGCCCCACAGCCAGTCGTCATCGTTCAGATTGGGATAGCCGGGCGATCCGGCGGCCCCCGCACCGTGGCACTGGACGCAATTGACCTTGAACGCCGCCCGGCCGCCGGCCACCGCCGCGCGCATCAGCTGCTCATTGCCCTGGATCTTGCCGATCGGCAGGATCGCCAGCTGCGCCAGCGTGCCCGCGCGGCGCTGGTCTTCCACCGCCATCTCCTTCGCCAGCTGCCCGCGGCTGGTCCAGCCGAGAACGCCCGCGGTCGCCCGGTCCACCAGCGGCCAGGCGGGATAGGCGATGCAATATCCGATCGCGAACACGATCGTGGCGTAGAAGCTCCAGATCCACCAGCGCGGCAGCGGATTGTTCAGCTCCTCGATACCGTCCCATTCATGGCCGACGGTTTCGACGCCGGTCGCTTCGTCGATGTGCTTATTGGCCATCGTTCTCGTCCTTGAAGATCAGATTGGCGGCATCGTGGTTGTGCCGGCGGGCGCCGGGCCGGAAGGGCCAGAGCGAGAGGCCGACGAAGACCACCAGCATGGTCAGCAGCCCCCAGCTGTCCGCCAGATGGCGGAGCGCTTCATAGGTGGAATGGTCGCTCACCGGCCTGTCTCCATGGCCAGATCTTCCTGCGCGGCGGCGCTATCCACATCCACCAGCGTGCCCAGCATCTGCAGATAGGCGATCAGCGCATCCATCTCCGTCAGCCGTCGCGGATCGCCGTCGAAATCGCGGACCTGCGCCTTGGGATAGCGTTCCTCCAGATCGCCCGCATCGGCATCGGGATTGCCCTGGGCGAGCATGTCGGCCTTGGCCATTTCCAGATCGCGATCGGTGTAGGGGACGCCCACCATCCGCAGCGCGCGCAGATTGGCCTCCGGATCGCCGATCTGAAGATCGGTTTCGGCCAGGAAGCCATATTGCGGCATGACGCTTTCCGGCACCACGCTCTGCGGGTTCTTCAGGTGCTGGACGTGCCAGCTGTCCGAATAGCGCCCGCCCACGCGGGCAAGGTCCGGCCCGGTGCGCTTGGAGCCCCACTGGAACGGGTGGTCATACATGCTTTCGGCCGCCAGGCTGTAATGGCCATAGCGTTCCACCTCGTCACGGAAGGGGCGGATCATCTGGCTGTGGCAGACGTAGCAGCCCTCGCGCACATAGATGTCGCGCCCGGCCTGCTCCAGCGGGGTGTAGGGGCGCACGCCCTCCACCTTCTCGATCGTGTTGTCGATCCAGAACAGCGGCGCGATTTCCACGATGCCGCCGATGGCGACCGTGATCAGCGCGCCGACGCCGAGCAGCGTCACGTTCCGTTCGAGCTTCTTGTGTTGTTCGGTAATGCTCACTGGATGTGCTCCTACTCGGCCGGAACAGTGGTGGCCGGGACGGCGGGGCGGTCGGCTTCGGGATCGTATTTGGCTGTGCCCATCGGTGTTTCGGTGCGCAGCTTGCCCAGGATCGTGGCCCAGACATTGATCACCATCACCACGGCGCCGGTGAGATAGAGGGCGCCGCCGAAGGCCCGCAGCAGATACATCGGGTGCAGCGCGCTCACCGTTTCGGCGAAGCTGTTCACGAGGTAGCCGTCAGCCCCGTATTCGCGCCACATCAGGCCCTGGGTGATCCCCGCCACCCACATGCTGGCAGCGTAGAAAACGATGCCGGCGGTCGCGAGCCAGAAGTGCCAGTTGACCATGCGCAGCGAGTAGAGGCGCGAGCGGTTCCACAGCCGCGGGACGAGGAAATAGACTGCGGCGAAGGTGATCATGCCGTTCCAGCCCAGCGCGCCGGAGTGCACATGGCCGATGGTCCAGTCCGTATAGTGCGACAGGCTGTTGACCGACTTGATCGACATCAGCGGCCCTTCGAAGGTGCTCATGCCGTAGAAGGCGACGCTGATCACCAGCATGCGGATGATCGGATCGGTGCGGATCTTGTCCCAAGCGCCGTTCAGCGTCATCAGGCCGTTGATCATGCCGCCCCAGCTCGGCATCCACAGCATGACCGAGAAGACCATGCCCAGCGTCTGCGCCCAGTCGGGCAGGGCGGTGTAGTGCAGGTGGTGCGGGCCGGCCCAGATGTAGAGGAAGATCAGCGCCCAGAAGTGGATGATCGACAGGCGATAGCTGTAGATCGGCCGCTCGGCCTGCTTCGGCACGAAGTAGTACATCATCGCCAGGAAGCCGGCGGTGAGGAAGAAGCCCACGGCGTTGTGGCCATACCACCACTGCACCAGCGCGCCCTGCACGCCGCCGAACAGCGGATAGCTCTTCGATCCGATCAGGCTGACGGGGATGTCGAGATTGTTCACCACATGCAGCATCGCCACGGTGATGATGAAGGCGAGGTAGAACCAGTTGGCGACGTAGATATGGGGTTCCGACCGCTTGACGATCGTGCCCAGGAACACCGCGAGATAGGCGAGCCAGACGATCGTCAGCCACCA is a window from the Altererythrobacter sp. B11 genome containing:
- a CDS encoding heavy metal translocating P-type ATPase, producing the protein MTALPRSASPLETTVVAVPGMHCAGCMSKVERGLKALPGIADARVNLSSRMVTVSHGPEVDSHDLVAALAEIGFEAQARREATTRPYSAVRPLLAPLAVAAFAAMNVMLLSVSVWAGAEGSTRSLFHWISALIAIPAIAYAGQPFFRSAWKALRHGTTNMDVPISIGVLIATGLSLYETMLGGADAWFDGALMLLTFLLAGRVMDAMMRDRARRGVDALLSQAAQGAMVVGTDGSLSWQEADALLPGMIMRVAAGERLAADGEILRGSSRFDQSLLTGESAPVAAHMGAIVMAGTLNLDAPVDVRVTHAGHDTTLAEIARLMEASAQNRSRYVRIADRAARLYAPAVHTLAALAVVGWLIAGAGLYQALVIGVAVLIITCPCALGLAVPVAQVVASGSLMRAGIMVKDGSALERLATVDRALLDKTGTLTLGRPVPDAAALAALPAEVAAIALALASHSRHPLSRALAGALAAAGVKAAELQLVEERPGEGVFARWGTHHVALRRPDSASGTAATLEIIGEPVWLIPFADRLRPDAIDALAGLQRLGVKCSILSGDNAAAVADVARTTGLTAQASASPADKQDAINRLRKAGRRVLMVGDGLNDGPALAAADASIAPGTASEVGLQAADLVFVQDSLLALPRSVRAARATMRVVRQNFALAIAYNACAVPLALAGLVTPLIAAIAMSASSLLVIANSLRLARAAR
- the ccoG gene encoding cytochrome c oxidase accessory protein CcoG, giving the protein MSNLEPVTAPGAARLYEKRKPVHPQKVDGPFRRFKWLVMVVALSIYYGTPWIRWDRGPYAPDQAVLVDLANRRFYMFGIEIWPQEFYFVAGLLIMAGIGLFLVTSAVGRAWCGYSCPQTVWTDLFQHVDRLVDGDRNAQMRLERAPWGPKKIAHRAVKWSIYLAISFWTGGAWIMYFADAPTLTQEFWSGQAAPVAYATVAVLTATTFILGGFMREQVCIYMCPWPRIQGAMVDEKSLIVTYKHWRGEPRGSVKKAEKNPGAFGDCVDCNQCVAVCPTGYDIRKGPDIACITCALCIDVCDRVMREVGRPRGLIDYATLEDCEREQAGEPARPAWKALLHPRTIIYFSIWAAIGLGLLFALGVRSHTDISVAPDRNPPFMLMSDGSVRNAYTVKLRNMESRPRDMRVAIEGLPGAEMWTDEIARADAARVLTMPVPADATKPLRLYVIAPAGTASQDFAFTVTSLDEQAEMDTSETYFETPGGEQ
- a CDS encoding FAD:protein FMN transferase, with amino-acid sequence MNAQSGPFGETGEVAELLLPPDIAPDSIRPVPAGRMLTMGGETMGTGWRLSAVAPKGLDEPRIRTSLDGVFQAVIRQMSQWEPDSELSRFNRGAPGSTHPISPQFRIVLDQAMKIARMSDGAFDPALGDASELWGFGASPAPTVPPAESGGNSAPRWQAITFSAAQELFQPGGLRLDLSGIAKGFAVDMALAQLRRSGVENALLEIGGELGAIGLREDGMPWWVDVETPPGSDAPHARIGLTGWSVATSGHYHRRREAGGESWSHTLDPESGRPIGDQILAVTVLDRLCMAADALATAIMVLGPDAGMMFAEWNDIPARIVTAEATHTTTRWRSWLN
- a CDS encoding DUF2271 domain-containing protein — its product is MMRNPALFAATGIAASGALAAPAHAGELAVTLEIPRLRVAEYHNPYVAIWIEDQAGKVVSNLDVWYDVDLKGKDKGDKWLSDLRLWWRRAGRSLTMPVNGVTGPTQAPGRYDLKFVEGKGPLKKLAPGSYNLRVEAAREVGGREVVTVPFQWPPAGSKSASATGKTELGAVRLTIKP
- a CDS encoding cbb3-type cytochrome c oxidase subunit 3 produces the protein MSDHSTYEALRHLADSWGLLTMLVVFVGLSLWPFRPGARRHNHDAANLIFKDENDGQ
- the ccoS gene encoding cbb3-type cytochrome oxidase assembly protein CcoS; protein product: MTGLLFLIPVALLLGGLGLAGFFWALRDGQFEDPDGAAARILIEEEER
- a CDS encoding PepSY-associated TM helix domain-containing protein; protein product: MKTDFDEIHPAKASPPRQVKPRKTGMSAFWKRQFHTWHWMSSAICLVGMVLFAVTGITLNHAGDIEAEPAIATREAIMPGSVLRTLESMPTAAPSGTPPAPVPAPVADWLAGEFGISTAGRVPEWSELELYIPLPRPGGDGWVAVDRTTGDVTYEKTDRGWIAYLNDLHKGRDTGTAWAWFIDIFAVACVVFCVTGLLLLQIHARKRRSTWPIVGAGVVIPLFLLIFLMH
- the ccoP gene encoding cytochrome-c oxidase, cbb3-type subunit III: MANKHIDEATGVETVGHEWDGIEELNNPLPRWWIWSFYATIVFAIGYCIAYPAWPLVDRATAGVLGWTSRGQLAKEMAVEDQRRAGTLAQLAILPIGKIQGNEQLMRAAVAGGRAAFKVNCVQCHGAGAAGSPGYPNLNDDDWLWGGDLNTIETTLLHGIRQPGDDETRNSIMPAFGDGFLTPQQIGALADHVLSLSGKAKDNPAGAKLFEENCAVCHGSDGKGLRQFGAPNLADAIWLYGGTREDVIRQITQPRMGVMPAWSGRLDPATIKMLAAYVHSLGGGEDFQEAVETEGQTKADPNEQP
- a CDS encoding FixH family protein; translation: MTAQGTQRAARPFTGWHMTGILVAFFGVVMLVNFTMARFASSTFGGIVVENSYVASQHFNGWLEQAEAQKKLGWDVVTTWRPDGRLVVQVSRAPAGLTVRGDARHPLGRLPDHLLEFTAIGGGRYLSDGVLPAERWTLRLDITDGTHDWRRQETL
- the ccoO gene encoding cytochrome-c oxidase, cbb3-type subunit II, with translation MSITEQHKKLERNVTLLGVGALITVAIGGIVEIAPLFWIDNTIEKVEGVRPYTPLEQAGRDIYVREGCYVCHSQMIRPFRDEVERYGHYSLAAESMYDHPFQWGSKRTGPDLARVGGRYSDSWHVQHLKNPQSVVPESVMPQYGFLAETDLQIGDPEANLRALRMVGVPYTDRDLEMAKADMLAQGNPDADAGDLEERYPKAQVRDFDGDPRRLTEMDALIAYLQMLGTLVDVDSAAAQEDLAMETGR
- the ccoN gene encoding cytochrome-c oxidase, cbb3-type subunit I is translated as MEALMTRTGIWYILVLLAVAGVAVARDAGFAAHMTIVAIAAFIGLVWNVYSADFSAVARGILRMPGDESRYDDDPVRWGVIATVFWGMAGFLAGLFIALQLAFPWLNIEPFFNFGRLRPLHTSAVIFAFGGNALISTSFYVVQRTCRARLAFPGLARFVFWGYQLFIVLAATGYLLGISQSKEYAEPEWYVDWWLTIVWLAYLAVFLGTIVKRSEPHIYVANWFYLAFIITVAMLHVVNNLDIPVSLIGSKSYPLFGGVQGALVQWWYGHNAVGFFLTAGFLAMMYYFVPKQAERPIYSYRLSIIHFWALIFLYIWAGPHHLHYTALPDWAQTLGMVFSVMLWMPSWGGMINGLMTLNGAWDKIRTDPIIRMLVISVAFYGMSTFEGPLMSIKSVNSLSHYTDWTIGHVHSGALGWNGMITFAAVYFLVPRLWNRSRLYSLRMVNWHFWLATAGIVFYAASMWVAGITQGLMWREYGADGYLVNSFAETVSALHPMYLLRAFGGALYLTGAVVMVINVWATILGKLRTETPMGTAKYDPEADRPAVPATTVPAE
- a CDS encoding DUF4198 domain-containing protein, with the translated sequence MFIKPSLFAAGLALGLAAFMPGKAEAHRRWLLPTMTTYSGDSAIASVDAAASNELFLFEHNALGLDDLTITGPDGKPVDPAIIGKGRYRSAFEVPLNEQGTYRIAVVMDGLSGMYELNGQRHRFRGGADQVPAGATNVRVMNNAQRIETFVTLGAPSETALAPTGKGLEMVPVTHPNDLLAGEPAQMRFLMDGKPAANMEVEFVEGGTRWRDDPGIKTLKTDADGMVTFSADEPGMYYIEASQSGGEAQGDTPARRASYTAVLEFMRL